GTCGCGATCAGTTGGTCGTACAGCGTGCCGAACTGGCCGGCGAGCGTCCCGTACGGGAACCCGGTCCACGGGTCGAACGGCATCGTGAACGGCCAGTTCCTGACCGTGTAGTTCACTTGTCGGAGGTGGTACCACGCGTCGTTTCCGGAGAAAAACACTTCGCCGTCGACGATGAACCGGTCGTAGCTGCGGAGCCGTATCCACAGCATGACGGCGAAAATGCCGGCGAGGACGGCTTTGGGGTAGTGATTCCGGAGGGAATCCGCTACGGAGGGCGAATCCTCTCTCTGCGAGTCGCTCATCGTCTCCACCGACTGGGAATATGCTGATAAGCCTTGTGATGCGCGTTTTAGCGGGTTTGACCCGCTGATGCGGTCGTTGAAGGACAACGTTTATCGGGCGCCCGGAGATAGCCTCCGCAAATGAAGGTTTCCGTGGTCGTCTGTACGTACTCGATGGAGCGGTACCCCTCCTTCAGCGAGTGTGTGGAGAGCGTCCTCGCACAGACCCACGACGACCTCGAAGTCGTCCTCGTCGTCGACGGCAACGACGAGGTGTTCTCGCGGGTCAAGGAAGACTTCGGTGGTCGCGAGAGAGCCGTCCTCCACTGCAACGACGAGAATCGCGGCATCTCCTACAGTCGGACGAAGGGAGCGAAACTCGCCTCGGGCGACGTGGTAGCGATGATAGACGACGACGCGACCGCCGAACCCGACTGGATCGAAAAGCTCGTCGGGACCTACGAGAACAATCCCGACGCGGTCGCCGTCGGTGGCAACGTCGTCCCCGACTGGGTAGCCGAGAAACCCGAGTTCTTCCCCTCGGAGTTCTACTGGCTCGTCGGCTGCGACGAACGCGGCTTCGGGAACCACCTCGACGAGGTGCGCAACACGTACGGCTCGAACATCTCGTTCAAGCGTGACGCGTTCTTGGAGGCCGGAGGCTACGACGAGAACACCGGCCGTAAGGGCGACAGGCACATTCAGGCCCACGAGGCGCCCGTCTGCGTCCGCATCTACGAGAACACCGGCAAGCGTGTCATCTACAACAAGCGCGCCCGCGTCCACCACAAACTGTTCGAGTACCGAACCGACTTCCGGTGGCTCGTCTTCCGTTCGTTCTGGCAGGGCTACTCCAAGCGCGTCATGGACCTCATCCTTCCGCAGGCCTCCGGAGGGAAGAACGAGTATCTGAAGGACCTCTTGACTGCGTACGTCCCGGACCGGTTGTACGAACTCGCAAAGCAACCTTCGGCGGCGAAAGTGCAGCAGTTGGTCGCGATATTCGTGTTTACTGCCGCCGTGGGGTTCGGGTATCTGTACGGGATGGCGACGCCGGGTTTGGTGGAGAAGGTGAACGAGTAAGGTCGGATCACCGTCGCGCGTTTCCGCCGAGGTACCGGGCGTACTCGCGGTAATACCCCAGTGCACGAACAGCAGTCATCGTGACCGAGAGCGCCTCGAATAGTGCTCGCTTCGGGGCCGACACCGACCGCTCGTCGCCCTCGTCGTCGGCTGACTTCACACCGCTCGGTCGAGGTGGAAGCCCCGGTCGGCCGAAGCGCTCCGGGTAGAACTCCTGTCGCTGACAGAGGCCGCGTCCGATCCTGAGTTCCTTTCGGATCAGTGCTGCGAACGAGTCCCGAACCGGGTGGTACAGCGTCGCGTCGGCCGCGAACGCCTGTTCGTAGCCCGCTTCCGCGACTCTGACTCCGAACTCGGAATCGCCGCCCGAGACGAGGCGAGCGTCGAAGTCGCCGACGGCGTCGATCACTTCCCGTCGGACCAGCAGACAACACGTCGGGGCGTACCGCTGTTGTCGAACGTACCGTTCGATGGGGAACGCTGTTCGCGAGTCGAACTCGGCGGCGAGCGTCTCGGGGCCGTCGACGACGAGTTCGACGTTGCATCCGACGTACGCCGCGTCCCGAGCCGCATCAACAGCCTGCTCCAGCCAGTCTTCGTCCATGTACATATCGGCGTCAACGAACGCCAGAACGTCTCCGGATGACGCAGCGATTCCCGCGTTCCGGGCTGCATACGACCCCTGCGCGTCGTCTTCGACGACGAGCTCGACGGTGTCGTGCTCTGCCGCGAACCGACGAATGATATCTCGGGTTCGGTCCGTCGAGCCGTTGTCGACGGCGATAATCTCTATTTTGTCACCCGGGTACGACTGCCTCGTGAGCGCCGATAGCGTGTCCTCGATACCCTTCGGGTCGTTGTAGACGGGGACGACGACCGAGACGAGAGGGAGATCCGCAGCCTGCATCGACCAGTACATCGGAAAGAGGCCTAAAGAGAACCGGGGTTCGAGTTGCCGGTAACTCTACTCCGCTTCTGCGCCTCGTTCCTCGCGCAGTCGCTCTTCGGCTTCGTCTCGGTCCTCGGGATACCCGATGTCCATCCGCCAGCCGTCGATGCCGATGGCGTCGATAGTTCTTCCTGAACGGATGAGCAGGTCGACCGCTTCGCTGATCTCGTACTCGCCGCGGTTAGAGGGCTGAACGAGGTGGCATGCGTGGAAAATCTCGGGGGTGAACGTGTAGAAGCCGGTCATCACGAGGTTCGACTCGGGTTCGTCGGGCTTCTCGACGACTTCGATTATCTCCCCGTAGTCGTTCGTCACGCAGACGCCGTAGCGAGAGGCCTCGTCCCACGGCACCTCCTCGACCAAGAAAGCGGCGTCCGCGCGGTCCTCTCGCTGTCGCTTGACGACGTCCTGTAAGTTCGCGTTGAAGATGTTGTCGCCGAGCATCAGCATGAAGTCCTCGTCGATGTGGTCTTCGACGGTCAGGAGGGCGTGCGCGAGCCCCTTCTGCTCTCGCTGGTGGGCGTAGGTGATTGGCACTCCTCTGTATTCGTCGTCGTAGTGGCTGATGATGACCTCCTTCTTGTAGCCGACGACGACCACGAGTTTCTCGGCGCCGAGATCGACGAGTTGGTCGAAACAGTGGGTGAGAATGGGTTTGCCGTCGACTTCGACCATTCCTTTGGGCTTGTCTTCGGTGAGCGGTCGGAGTCTGGTTCCTTTGCCGGCGGCGAGGACGACTGCTTGCATGAGTCCCTATTCGTATACGCCGTGTAATATAGCTTGGTTCGAACAATCTCTCACGAGCGTCCGCGAACACGTTACTCTGTCCACGCTGAATGGGTCGGACGTTCACCGGACGGGCGGGAAGGAATCGAACGGCAGGTTATCGACGATAGTCTTCCTGAACTGGCTCGAAAGCGCTACCAGCGTGACAAAGTAGACGCCCGCACCGACGCCGACCAACCCGACGGTGACCGCGATGCCGTACGTCCCCGTCTCCGGGAGCCTCATCCAGCCGAGAACGGTGAGTGCGCCGCCCATCACCAGCGCGGAGAGCACCTCACGGCCGATCTCTCTCAGCGGTGGTGAGACGTCGATGACGCGCGAGAGGAGTACCACCGACATCGACAGTCCAATGCCGGTCGCGAGAACGGTCGCCGCCGCCGCGCCAACCCATCCGTATCGCCACACCAGTATTACGTTCAGTGCTACGTTCGAGGCGATGAATAGCCCGTTCGTCCGGAACGCCAAGTCCGGACGGTCGATGGCGTTCAGCGCCGCCAGAAGCTGGTTCTGATACCCGTACAATAGGCACGCGAGTATCAGTAGACCGAGAACGGTCGAACCTTGGACATACTCGTCTCCGTATATTCTGAGTAGACGCTCCGAGAGCACGACACCGCCGACAAGCCCTGGAAGGAGTACTAATCCACTATACGCGAGACCATCTTCGAGGAGTTTGGTCACTGCCCCTATGTCCTCTTCTGCGGACAACTTGCTCATTTCCGGAAACAGCGTCGCGCTGATAGAGTTTCCGAAGATTGTGAGGAACTTCGAGATGTTCCACGCGACGGCGTACACGCCGACTAAAGAAGGGGAGACGAACGCGTTGAGCACCAGTACGTCGACTTCGTTGAACGACCGCGTTTCGAGTTGTGAGAGCCAGGAGAACTTTGCGTACTCAACGAGGCGGGCGAAATGCTCGACCGTCGGTCGTCGAAGGTGGAGTGAGATGTATCGAAGGCTCGCGACACCGACGCTCGCCCCTCCTGCGGCGTACCCGATTAGGAGGCTGCTTAGCGAGCCTCCTGCGAGCACGAGTCCGATTTGAGCAGCGCTCCGAGTCCCGATTTTCGCCGCTTGCGCGATGCCACCGATGTGAACTAACCGTTCTCCGGACAGCGTCGCATCTACGAACGAGTAGAACAACCTGACCACGAGCAAGAGGATTACGAAGCCAACGACTGATTCGCCGACATACGCGTTGACCATATCAGCAACGAGGATAAGACCGCTTATTACGACCGTTCCCAACGCCGCGATGGAAATCATTCCCGCCGTGAAGTACGCCGACTGGTCTCTTCCCTCGCTTATCCGTTTCGTCGTCGCGTTCGAGAGTCCCATCGAACCTAGCAGTTCCAGCCAGAAGATGAGCGCGATGACGACCGTATAGGTCCCGAATACCGCCGAACCGAGCGTCCGTGCGATGTAGAGCGTCGCGAAAAAACCGAGTACGGAGCCGCCGAATCGAGACACGAAGACGACGAACGATGTTTGGCCGAGTTTCATGCGGTGTTACGCTTTTCCAATCGAAAGTAGCGAACGTTCTAGTTTCTACCGCTTTTCTTCGGTATCGGTTATCGGTGATCTTCCTGCTATCCCGCTACAAATTGCTCGTCTCGTTCGCCGATTTATCGCGCGTGAAACCTTCAATATCAAGCGCTTTGTAAGTTGAGGTAGACCTCTCCACATGACCAGTGACTCGCCGGTTTTACTACTGACTGTCGATACACTCCGTGCGGATCGGTTCAACCAGGAGTGTTTCCCCGAGACGTATGCGACGTTTACTGATGACTTTGCTCATTTCTCCTCGGCGCTTTCTCATGGGAACGCGACTCCCCTCGCATTCCCTTCTATCATAACATCTCATCCAGTGGTCGGTGACGGAAGCTTCGTCGCCGCCGCGAAGACCCTTGCAGAGCTGTTCGACGATCGAGAGTGTATCGGGTTTTCTAACAACGCTCACCTTCGCGGCGAACGTGGATATGATCGGGGATTCGATCAGTTCCACGACCTCGTCCCTCCGGACGCCCGTTCACCGATTGACCGACTGAAACAGAACGACTTACTTCGCGAATCAGATATCGTCACAAAAACCTACCGGGTATTGAAAAACGTAGCCGGTATAGCGAATACCAGAAATACCGGGTCTATCACTGATCCCTTTCCAAACCCCAAAACAACTGCCGAGACAGTAACCGACTTCGTCCAGCGACAACTGTCCAAACACTCAAATCCGTTCGTGTGGGCGCACTATATGGATCCCCACAAACCGTTTCACCCGGATCAAGCAGTCGATGGCCCCGAGATCACGCGATCACGGGAAGAGATCAAGCATCTCAATTCGTACGAACACTCCGATGACCCTCTACCTGACGAGGAGATGTCCCTCATGAGGGCCCTGTACGAGTCGAATATTCGATATCTCGACCGTGAGCTGTCACGGCTGTTCACTTGGTTACAGACCAACGATCAATACGACGATTCTTTGATCATCGTGCTCGGTGACCACGGCGAACTCTTCGGAGAACACCAGCGGATGTTCCATCCGTGGGACGTCGACCCGTTCGACGAACTCATACGAACACCCCTTCTCGTGAAATATCCTAGCGGTGATCATGGCGGTCTGGAGTTTGATCACCTTGTCCAGCACGCCGATATCATGCCCACGGTCGCCGAGGTGTCGGACCTCTCGACGGAATTCATCTCCGAACTCGCACATCCTCTCACCGACACCATCCCCAGACAAGTCATCTCGAAGTCGAACGTCTCGATAAGGATTACGGAACCGAACGGTGTCGGTATCAAGCGGCGAGACGGGTCAACAGAAGGCCTGGAGGATCTCTCAACGACCGCTCGGGGGATTCTCCGAGAGCAACAGTTTCCAGAAGTACGAACGAGTGGTGGAGTCGCGAAAGGTGTCGAAGATCAGGAACGCCAAAAACAGCTAAAAGCACTTGGCTATCAGTAGCCGTCGTTATTTGGGCTATCACGTGATGCCGATTGAGAGAAGAAAAATACTGTCTCTGAAACTCTCTCCCTCGTGGCCCATACCTCGCTACACGCAGCATTTTTGTTCCAGTTCGCGGGCGCTCTACCCCTCTTTGATTTCCGAACTCCACGGCAACTGACCCACTGGCCGTCATCCCAACGGTACGATTCAACTGCATGGTCGAAAATCTGTGATACAGAAACAGATACGATGACCTATCACGGACCACCGAGATTCTGAACCACGGCATCGAAGCCCGCGGTACCTCTCTGTATCGGATATTGACTTACTCGGTGCCATCGAAACGCTTGGTGGCACAGTCGGGGGCGAGAAATTGTTAATAAGGATGGCTGCAGATACGACACCGTGTACAAAAGGCGCCGTCGGTTAGAACACGACCGCACAATCGCAAGTGGGAGAATCTCTGACGTGGGCCTCTGGGATCTCATCGATGCAGAGTAACGATAGTTCGCTTATCACCAAAGTTCGTACGGGCCTGGATAATCCAAAACTAGCGGTTAAGTATCTGATGCGTCCGTATCTTTCGTCTGCTACGCTCACCGCCTCGTCACGTTTGCCTATAGGTACAAACATATTCGAAAGAAAGTGGGACTTACTCATCGTGCTTGATACCTGCCGTCCCGACGCGCTTCGTGCCGTCGCGGACGACTACTCGTTTTTAGACATGCACGAAATCGGCGACACTATCTCTGTTGGGTCGTCTACACTTGAGTGGACTGCAGCGACGTTTGTCGACGACTACCTAAGCGAGATTAAGGATACTGCGCTTATCTCTGCAAACGGCTGGCCGGTCCGTATCCTTGATCAGGGATACCGTCCCGAAGACCGTCATGCACGGTATGCTAAGACTGATTGGGGCACCATATCTGGGGACCAGTTGGGCCTACATCTTCCCGCGTGGCGTTATGGGGGAGGTCGAGCGGGCTACTCGGATCAACCACAGGCAGACGTTGAAACAGTTGTTGACCTCGCTATCAGCGTCGGACGGGACGAGGACTTCAGCCGCGTGATCGCACACGTTATTGAGCCTCACTTTCCTTTCTCAGCGGCAGCCGCGAGACGGAACGCGTCCGAATTATCCACGGCCGAACAAGACCCATGGGAGTACGTTCACAACGGAGGTGACAAAGCGGTTGTATGGGAAAA
This Halogeometricum sp. S3BR5-2 DNA region includes the following protein-coding sequences:
- the aglG gene encoding glucosyl-dolichyl phosphate glucuronosyltransferase, which translates into the protein MKVSVVVCTYSMERYPSFSECVESVLAQTHDDLEVVLVVDGNDEVFSRVKEDFGGRERAVLHCNDENRGISYSRTKGAKLASGDVVAMIDDDATAEPDWIEKLVGTYENNPDAVAVGGNVVPDWVAEKPEFFPSEFYWLVGCDERGFGNHLDEVRNTYGSNISFKRDAFLEAGGYDENTGRKGDRHIQAHEAPVCVRIYENTGKRVIYNKRARVHHKLFEYRTDFRWLVFRSFWQGYSKRVMDLILPQASGGKNEYLKDLLTAYVPDRLYELAKQPSAAKVQQLVAIFVFTAAVGFGYLYGMATPGLVEKVNE
- a CDS encoding glycosyltransferase, translating into MQAADLPLVSVVVPVYNDPKGIEDTLSALTRQSYPGDKIEIIAVDNGSTDRTRDIIRRFAAEHDTVELVVEDDAQGSYAARNAGIAASSGDVLAFVDADMYMDEDWLEQAVDAARDAAYVGCNVELVVDGPETLAAEFDSRTAFPIERYVRQQRYAPTCCLLVRREVIDAVGDFDARLVSGGDSEFGVRVAEAGYEQAFAADATLYHPVRDSFAALIRKELRIGRGLCQRQEFYPERFGRPGLPPRPSGVKSADDEGDERSVSAPKRALFEALSVTMTAVRALGYYREYARYLGGNARR
- the aglF gene encoding UTP--glucose-1-phosphate uridylyltransferase AglF; translation: MQAVVLAAGKGTRLRPLTEDKPKGMVEVDGKPILTHCFDQLVDLGAEKLVVVVGYKKEVIISHYDDEYRGVPITYAHQREQKGLAHALLTVEDHIDEDFMLMLGDNIFNANLQDVVKRQREDRADAAFLVEEVPWDEASRYGVCVTNDYGEIIEVVEKPDEPESNLVMTGFYTFTPEIFHACHLVQPSNRGEYEISEAVDLLIRSGRTIDAIGIDGWRMDIGYPEDRDEAEERLREERGAEAE
- a CDS encoding flippase; this translates as MKLGQTSFVVFVSRFGGSVLGFFATLYIARTLGSAVFGTYTVVIALIFWLELLGSMGLSNATTKRISEGRDQSAYFTAGMISIAALGTVVISGLILVADMVNAYVGESVVGFVILLLVVRLFYSFVDATLSGERLVHIGGIAQAAKIGTRSAAQIGLVLAGGSLSSLLIGYAAGGASVGVASLRYISLHLRRPTVEHFARLVEYAKFSWLSQLETRSFNEVDVLVLNAFVSPSLVGVYAVAWNISKFLTIFGNSISATLFPEMSKLSAEEDIGAVTKLLEDGLAYSGLVLLPGLVGGVVLSERLLRIYGDEYVQGSTVLGLLILACLLYGYQNQLLAALNAIDRPDLAFRTNGLFIASNVALNVILVWRYGWVGAAAATVLATGIGLSMSVVLLSRVIDVSPPLREIGREVLSALVMGGALTVLGWMRLPETGTYGIAVTVGLVGVGAGVYFVTLVALSSQFRKTIVDNLPFDSFPPVR
- a CDS encoding sulfatase-like hydrolase/transferase, with translation MTSDSPVLLLTVDTLRADRFNQECFPETYATFTDDFAHFSSALSHGNATPLAFPSIITSHPVVGDGSFVAAAKTLAELFDDRECIGFSNNAHLRGERGYDRGFDQFHDLVPPDARSPIDRLKQNDLLRESDIVTKTYRVLKNVAGIANTRNTGSITDPFPNPKTTAETVTDFVQRQLSKHSNPFVWAHYMDPHKPFHPDQAVDGPEITRSREEIKHLNSYEHSDDPLPDEEMSLMRALYESNIRYLDRELSRLFTWLQTNDQYDDSLIIVLGDHGELFGEHQRMFHPWDVDPFDELIRTPLLVKYPSGDHGGLEFDHLVQHADIMPTVAEVSDLSTEFISELAHPLTDTIPRQVISKSNVSIRITEPNGVGIKRRDGSTEGLEDLSTTARGILREQQFPEVRTSGGVAKGVEDQERQKQLKALGYQ